Genomic DNA from Ilyobacter polytropus DSM 2926:
AGAATCCTGACTTTTTTGAATCCAGAGGCAGATATGTTAGGAAGCGGATGGAATGTAATCCAGTCAATGATAGCAGTGGGTTCAGGTGGAATGATGGGCAAGGGATTTTTTCAGGGGACACAGAGTAAGCTGAGGTTTTTACCTGAATCTCACACAGATTTTATAGGGGCTGTTTTCTTGGAAGAAACAGGTTTTATGGGAGGGTTGCTGCTTTTAGCTCTTTATCTGGCTCTTATTATACAGATAGCAAGAATTGGAAGTACTTCTAGTGACACCTATGGAAAGCTCGTGTGTTATGGAATTGCCTCGATAATATTTTTTCATGCAGTTGTAAATATCGGTATGATAATGGGAGTAATGCCTGTCACAGGGCTGCCTTTACTGCTCATGAGTTACGGGGGAAGTTCCTTTTTATTTACATTTATGATGTTAGGTATTGTGCAGAGTGTAAAGATATATAAAGATTAAGGAGAGAAAATGGAGCATAAGATAGATAAAAACTTTCATGACACGAGACTTGATAAATATATAAGGAAGAAGTACGAGGGGATAAACCTAACTGAGATCTTTAAACTTATAAGAAAAGGCCGAATAAAGGTCAACGGGAAAAAAGTAAAGCAGAATTACAGACTCCAGGATGGAGATATAGTAAAGGTCTTTTATATGGGGGGAGAGACTGCTGTAAAAAAATTCATAGATCTTTCCCCAAAAGAGACAGAGTATATAAAAAAAGGTATAGTCTATGAAGATGAGGATGTTCTTTTGTTTAATAAGTCTCCAAACATGGTTATGCACAAGGGAAGCGGTCATGACTATGGTCTCTCAGAGATGCTAAAATCTTACTATCAAAGAGAAGATTTTACATTTATTAATAGAATAGACAAGGCGACTTCCGGTCTCATAATAGGTGCAAAAAATCTCCCTATGACGAGAAAACTATCTGAAGATATGAGAGATGGGAATATAAACAAGAGATATTATATACTGGTAGAGGGAAGAGTAGACAGGGAAGAATTTCAGATAAAAAGCTACCTTAAAAAGACAGATACCCATGTGGTAGAGTTAGAAAAGTATGAAAAAGGTGCAAAAGAGAGTATAAGTTATTTTAAAGTAGTCCAAAGAGGAAAAAACAGAACCATATTAGAGGGGACACTTGGCACAGGAAGGACTCATCAACTGAGGGTGCACCTGGCCAACCTGGGACATCCTATCGTAGGAGATGCGAAATACGGGGAAAACACCAGAGGGGAGATGTGTTTGTTTTCTCATTATACTGAGATATTGTCTTTGGGTATAAAAGTAGATTTACCACTTCCTGAGGTTTTTAAAAACAAATTGACAAAGTAAAAGTGATTCTTATAAAAATAAACTGATTTTATTTAGGTACAGATTCTATTATGAATTTGTACCTTTTTTTAATTTGAGTTACTGAGAGTATGAGAAGATTAGAGTCAAAAGAATTTTTGTCACGAATGGACACAGATAAAAGATAAAAAAATTAACACGAATAAGGATAAAACCTTTTTTGGCCACAGAGGGCACGGAGGTAAAAAAAAGAGTTACACAGAGAAAGATTAAAAGATTTCGTCACGAATGGGCACTAATAAAAGATAGAAAAATTAACACTAATGGGGATAAAACCTTTTGTCCACAGAGTGCACGGAGGTAAAAAAGAGAGTTACACAGAGAAAGATTAAAAGCTTTTGTCACGGAATGGGCACTAATAAAAGATAAAAAAATTAACATGAATGGGGATAAAACCTTTTGTCCACAGAGTGCACGGAGGGTAGAGAGAGTTTCACGGAGTTGAGAAATATAAAGTCAAAAGATTTTTTGTCACGAATTACACGAATTGACGCAAATTCAAAGATAAATGAAAGAACCTTTTTTGTCCACAGAGTGCACGGAGGTAAAAAAAAGAGTTACACAGAGAAAGATTAAAAGCTTTTGTCACGGAATGGGCACTAATAAAAGATAAAAAAATTAACACGAATGGGGATAGGATCTATTTTTTAGGGGTGCCTTTTCTTTGGTTACTTTTGCCCTGACCAAAGGGAGGAAATGCCCTTGGGGTACTTTGGGCAAGCAAAGAAAGTAACAGAAGCTTTTGTAGAAACTCTATAATTTAATTTCAAATAAATGAAACTACTTGGATTAATTGATTAAAAAGAATTAATTTGACATATGTAGAACAAGCATATATACTTCTCACAAGTAATGTGCATATGCTTATTATGTTTTGTGAAGAGGAGAGTACAATGAAAACCAAAAACTTTAAATCCAGATTGATTTATTCTATAGAATATATTTTTTCAGAAAAACTCCTTGTTGTAGAGCTCAATAAAGGCGGTATTTATAAATATTTTGGTGTACCTTTTTCTGAATACTTAAAGTTGAGGTTTTCCAAATCTCCGGGCCATTATTATACAAATTTAATTAAAAACAACGGTAAGTATAGATTTGAAAAACATGATATAATACCTCTGAAAATAAGATAGTTTAGGTGAAATATTTAAAGTCTTTTTAGTCACCAATTACACGAATAGATAAATTAAAAAAGAGAGAAACTTTGGATAATCCAAAATTTCTCTCTTTTATTTTTGATAGATTTAGTTTTGGTAGCTATATGGAGTAAAAGGACCTGTCACCTGATTGGAAGCAGTAGAAGTCGCAATGGACGTTCCAGCTGCCAATGCACCGGCACTTGAATTACCAGATGAAGACTGGTTTCCGGAACCAGTAGATGTTGAAGAGT
This window encodes:
- a CDS encoding RluA family pseudouridine synthase, with the protein product MEHKIDKNFHDTRLDKYIRKKYEGINLTEIFKLIRKGRIKVNGKKVKQNYRLQDGDIVKVFYMGGETAVKKFIDLSPKETEYIKKGIVYEDEDVLLFNKSPNMVMHKGSGHDYGLSEMLKSYYQREDFTFINRIDKATSGLIIGAKNLPMTRKLSEDMRDGNINKRYYILVEGRVDREEFQIKSYLKKTDTHVVELEKYEKGAKESISYFKVVQRGKNRTILEGTLGTGRTHQLRVHLANLGHPIVGDAKYGENTRGEMCLFSHYTEILSLGIKVDLPLPEVFKNKLTK
- a CDS encoding KTSC domain-containing protein, which produces MKTKNFKSRLIYSIEYIFSEKLLVVELNKGGIYKYFGVPFSEYLKLRFSKSPGHYYTNLIKNNGKYRFEKHDIIPLKIR